From a region of the Dermatophagoides farinae isolate YC_2012a chromosome 3, ASM2471394v1, whole genome shotgun sequence genome:
- the LOC124494639 gene encoding uncharacterized protein LOC124494639, with protein sequence MPEIFKMAPINPVQILDAFTPLLTENGGIKPVEDQTQFQKIYDIMKNCSTKLVSKCIYYQILMSTSPEVLEQFLKIGGWDLICLWVKSSRDIGNVTFLLDLLKLLHILPMNIDRLRENECPKIVKKLCKHENEQIALKAKQIIKKWTKIIQTLSTTTTTSTSSSDKINSNSSKEKKRKSLDNSSSSSSSSSSSDSHSIKKSKLSNSTDTETKAVNKLDRSSNEAIADVYETYTADEMNKLLLEKPSAPSETTTITVKRPVTAKVKPGKFRLDLSTPPSTKNEKTKKLKDNQKIDQSNNDQLIKKSLSNDKSFKVTSPTPATRTVLKDSMSFMDALSMMPVTNVVKKRRKTTPTTTTSALALNTNIISSDNMKQDSFTLNDKSNSSNNNSSEMTINDMSSSTNSQDTESNNKLNNGAGSTLTITNDADLGSSDNTNNSNNDNVNDGSHTTTATSKSVAPKFSFYKDILDEKCDGSNDNVENDASMKLNINNNNNISDDASDSKNKDSTASYGITNNVTIKNNVVNIHAEDEKSIIHRQNDDDGDDHDKKLDSKSKATNDSFSVNSSKPKPILCYIRKNSKKRVRWPDDDTDLEKVRYFELDETERINVTRPSADMKRFDMKHEAQMMSDAKKSQCFTYAPWHLIPIDIDSSNILVERGKDSRERIIQMERMKTTLECFYFHNQLPDSADEPEHNAYELMSDLSSQDMKMKIIPLEDENSVTMDRAFIQDYSTTMGQQQQQPPQIIDPIINYNNNNNNNNMPFNVGGGPTDNGENYPLGSGEQNYLPPPSLPSQTLGYSHQQPIGPQQSNYNAGYQSNLPPNNYNDNNVGPPPPTHQPFDQPQQSLNNNFNSDYNNSYHQPPVFNPTPSSPYSDFSNVPPQPNSQNFGPGPPQFHNQSFGPPPLSQPIQSNDNYWPEPNFGNNTNPNNNHNPNYPPGGPPPPGPPPPPPYHQGPPGGGPRMFRPRGPGGGPRGPRFFGGHRGGSGGGGDICRFFFKTGKCKFENRCNYSHVMDQQKPPIRF encoded by the exons ATGccagaaatttttaaaatg GCTCCAATAAATCCTGTCCAGATATTAGATGCCTTTACACCGCTATTGACAGAAAATGGTGGCATCAAACCAGTAGAAGATCAGACACAATTCCAAAAAATTTACGA cattatgaaaaattgttcGACAAAATTGGTTTCCAAATGTATTTACTATCAAATTCTCATGTCAACAAGTCCGGAAGTGTTGGAACA atttctTAAAATTGGTGGCTGGGATCTTATCTGTTTATGGGTGAAATCATCACGTGATATTGGCAATGTaacttttttgttggatCTATTAAAATTATTGCATATATTACCTATGAACATTGATCGTTTACGTGAGAATGAGTGTCCaaaaattgttaaaaaattatgtaaacatgaaaatgaacaaatagcGTTGAAAGCTAAACAGATTATTAAAAAATGGACTAAAATTATACAGACATTGTccacaacgacgacgacctCTACGTCGTCATCAGATAAAATCAATAGTAATTCTagtaaagagaaaaaacgtAAATCGTTGgacaattcatcatcatcatcatcatcatcatcgtcgtcggaTAGTCATAGTattaaaaaaagtaaattatcaaattctaCGGATACGGAAACAAAAGCAGTGAATAAATTAGATCGCTCATCAAATGAAGCAATAGCTGATGTGTATGAAACCTATACGgcagatgaaatgaataaactgTTGTTAGAAAAACCGTCTGCACCAAGTGAAACGACGACAATAACTGTGAAACGTCCTGTTACGGCCAAAGTTAAACCAGGAAAATTTCGTCTCGATCTTTCCACGCCGCCGTCAAccaagaatgaaaaaacaaaaaaattaaaagacAATcagaaaattgatcaaagtaataatgatcaattgataaaGAAATCGCTTTCCAACGATAAATCTTTCAAGGTTACTTCACCTACTCCTGCAACCCGTACTGTTTTGAAG gATTCAATGAGCTTTATGGATGCCCTATCGATGATGCCTGTCACGAATGTGGTTAAAAAGAGACGTAAAACAACGCCTACAACAACTACCTCAGCTCTGGCTTTGAATACGAATATTATTAGCAGTGATAATATGAAACAAGATTCATttacattgaatgataaatccaatagtagtaataataacagtTCAGAGATGACTATAAATgatatgtcatcatcaacgaattCTCAGGATACTGAATCTAATAATAAGTTAAACAATGGGGCCGGTTCAACATTGACGATAACCAATGATGCTGATTTAGGATCTAGTGATAAtaccaacaacagcaataatgataatgttaatgatggtAGTCATACTACCACGGCCACATCAAAATCTGTTGCGcctaaattttcattctataAAGATAttcttgatgaaaaatgtgatggcagcaatgataatgttgagaATGATGCgtcgatgaaattgaatattaataataataataatatttccGATGATGCGAGTGATTCCAAGAATAAAGATAGCACTGCTAGCTATGGTATTACCAATAACGTTACAATTAAAAACAATGTAGTTAATATCCATGcagaagatgaaaaatcaattatacatagacaaaatgatgatgatggggatgatcatgataagaaattggattcaaaatcaaaagcaaccaatgattcattttcggTAAATTCTTCCAAACCGAAACCAATACTATGTTATATTCgcaaaaattctaaaaaacGTGTTAG atggcctgatgatgatactgatTTGGAGAAGGTTAGGTATTTTGAACTTGACGAAACGGAACGCATCAATGTGACAAGACCATCAGCCGATATGAAACGATTCGATATGAAACATGAAGCCCAAATGATGAGTGATGCTAAAAAAAGTCAATGTTTTACCTATGCTCCATGGCATCTAATACCAATCGATATTGATTCATCTAATATTCTTGTTGAACGAGGGAAAGATTCTCGGGAACGTATCATACAAATGGAACGGATGAAAACAACATtggaatgtttttattttcataatcaattaCCTGATAGTGCAGATGAACCGGAACATAATGCCTATGAGCTCATGTCCGATTTATCTAGTCAagatatgaaaatgaaaattataccATTAGAGGATGAGAATTCAGTGACAATGGATAGGGCATTTATTCAGGACTATTCCACAACGAtgggtcaacaacaacagcaaccacCTCAAATAATTGATCCTATTATTaactataataataataataataataataatatgccATTCAATGTTGGTGGTGGCCCAACGGATAACGGTGAAAATTATCCACTGGGTTCTGGTGAACAAAACTatctaccaccaccatcactaCCATCTCAAACATTGGGTTACAGTCACCAACAGCCGATAGGTccacaacaatcaaattataatgCAGGATATCAATCTAATCTTCCACCAAACAATTACAATGATAACAATGTGgggccaccaccacctacGCATCAGCCGTTTGATCAACCACAGCAGtctttgaataataatttcaacagCGATTACAATAATTCTTATCATCAACCACCTGTATTTAATCCAACGCCGTCGTCACCATATTCGGATTTTTCAAACGTTCCGCCACAACCTAATAGCCAAAACTTCGGTCCTGGACCACCCcaatttcataatcaaaGTTTCGGCCCTCCACCATTGTCACAGCCaattcaatcgaatgataattattggCCAGAACCAAATTTCGGTAATAATACTAATccaaacaataatcataatcctAATTATCCACCTGgtggaccaccaccacctgggccaccgccaccaccaccatatcATCAAGGGCCACCAGGAGGAGGTCCGAGAATGTTTCGTCCAAGAGGGCCAGGTGGTGGTCCTCGAGGTCCACGATTCTTTGGTGGACATCGTGGAGGCAGCGGCGGTGGTGGCGATATTTGtagatttttctttaaaactggaaaatgtaaatttgaaaatcgtTGTAACTATTCACATGTGATGGATCAGCAAAAGCCTCCTATTCGTTTCTGA
- the LOC124494646 gene encoding regulator of hypoxia-inducible factor 1, whose product MMMSKACKISFEMILFIWFLLFFTLTIQDESNKTSIYDSTSNLRTHIEQFGQAISSEYWKTLTKDKSILAPWIAYSSILNQINNAIIDMTSESLMQSDLITGQKISIECEQSMTDFLMALVRQESWAYRVIDASGFISSGILLGTYTNFGDFDECLHAGESSPNENINGQYCLLKYHAVVPTNRTHLITQDLIFNTTGTSLESTFFADFLRYAHYFKVRQGRTALCLPSGCSKKDLQTIVDHLVQIDRFIVTVDSCQTLADIDHFTPLQISILVIFIVITVSVVTATVIETLPLWHNNDQNQWHFFLRRISIKHNVIALLESPSAENFASINGIRVLTMFWLVYGHAYLLSVKEAFRSSTRFIESLFDMKMYLLFNAWPAVDIFFIMSALLHSYHLFKLLQSKQQINILRIILNRIIRLWPSLWLIVALIFIIPNLGQGPLWSEMMEQQVNSCYQSWWMIISFTANLRSNTKNLCQVHTWYLSAEFQLFLLSFLFIFLIYRFGKRAIIGMSFCNLLFCTIISIYFYIKRFHPTILFNQIDEMQMYREMFEIYMPTYLHLTPYLVGIVTGYLLVTYKSQQPSPRMPRFFPYFWIPAILFILLIIISGYVFTTYPQTPMIIQSLYAGFHRLAWSLSIAYIIFFCEITNTGHLVKDFLSSRIFTPISKLCYSIYLIHFIITWVRYAYARQPLVFNHYTMFNEFIINSVYSFCSALIIYLLVECPFANVYSTYIGKRHWVIGEIRLKASRSDQLTINTSTAVIKDNNNKSMTVIEMK is encoded by the exons ATGATGATGTCCAAAGCATGCAAAATTTCGTTTGAAATGATTCTATTTAtctggtttttgttgttttttacatTAACCATTCAagatgaatcaaacaaaacatcaaTCTATGATTCTACATCAAATCTTCGCACTCATATCGAACAATTTGGTCAAGCAATATCGTCCGAATATTGGAAAACATTGACCAAAGATAAAAGTATTCTGGCTCCTTGGATAGCATATAGTTCAATATTGAACCAGATCAACAATGCTATCATCGACATGACATCTGAATCATTGATGCAAAGTGATTTGATTACTggacaaaaaatttcgatcGAATGTGAACAATCTATGACAGATTTTCTTATGGCATTAGTTCGACAAGAATCTTGGGCCTATCGAGTAATCGACGCCAGTGGTTTTATTTCGTCTGGAATATTGTTGGGAACGTATACAAATTTTggtgattttgatgaatgtcTTCATGCAGGCGAAAGTTCTCctaatgaaaatattaatgGCCAATATTGTCTACTCAAATATCATGCCGTTGTACCTACAAATCGAACGCATTTGATCACAcaagatttgatttttaatacAACTGGGACATCACTTGAATCGACC TTTTTTGCCGATTTCTTGCGTTACGCTCATTATTTCAAAGTTCGTCAAGGTCGTACAGCACTTTGTCTGCCATCCGGGTGTAGCAAAAAAGATCTTCAAACAATCGTTGATCATTTGGTCCAAATTGATAGATTTATTGTCACTGTGGATAGCTGTCAAACTTTAGCGGATATCGATCATTTTACACCACTTCAAATATCGATTTTAGTTATATTCATTGTGATAACTGTCAGTGTAGTTACTGCAACAGTGATTGAAACCTTACCATTATGGCACAACAACGATCAAAACCAATGGCATTTCTTCTTGCGTCGtatatcaatcaaacacaatGTAATCGCATTGCTAGAATCTCCTAGTGCCGAAAATTTTGCATCCATCAACGGTATTCGAGTATTGACAATGTTCTGGCTGGTATATGGCCATGCCTATCTGCTATCGGTGAAAGAAGCATTTCGATCGAGCACCCGTTTCATAGAATCATTGTTCGATATGAAAATGTATCTACTTTTCAATGCTTGGCCTGCTGTCGATATATTCTTCATAATGAGCGCCTTACttcattcatatcatttatttaaattgttgcaatcaaaacaacaaattaacATTCTACGTATTATTTTGAATCGTATAATACGACTTTGGCCATCATTATGGCTGATAGTTGCCTTAATATTCATCATACCAAACCTAGGTCAAGGTCCATTATGGTCAGAAATGATGGAGCAACAGGTAAATAGCTGTTATCAAAGCTGGTGGATGATCATATCATTCACAGCTAATCTTCGCTCAAATACCAAAAATCTATGCCAAGTGCATACCTGGTATTTATCGGCcgaatttcaattatttttgctcagttttttattcatctttTTGATCTATCGATTTGGAAAACGAGCCATTATTGGCATGAGTTTCtgtaatttattattctgtacaatcatttccatttatttttacatAAAGAGATTTCATCCAACCATATTGTTCAATCAGATTGACGAAAT GCAAATGTATCGAGAAATGTTTGAAATCTATATGCCAACTTATCTTCATTTAACACCATATTTGGTTGGTATTGTAACCGGTTATCTGTTGGTTACATACAAAAGTCAACAACCTAGTCCACGAATGCCtagattttttccatatttttgGATTCCAGCTATATTATTCATcttattgatcattattagtgGTTATGTATTCACTACATATCCACAAACACCAATGATCATTCAAAGCTTGTATGCTGGATTTCATCGTCTTGCATGGTCCTTATCGATCGCTTATATCATATTCTTTTGTGAAATTACAAATACTGGTCATTTAGTCAAGGATTTTCTGAGTAGCCGAATTTTTACACCCATTAGCAAACTTTGTTATTCAATCTAtctgattcatttcattattacctGGGTTCGATATGCATATGCTCGACAACCATTggttttcaatcattatacAATG TTCAAcgaattcattattaattcTGTCTATAGTTTTTGCTCGGCCTTAATTATTTATCTGTTGGTCGAATGTCCATTTGCCAATGTTTATTCTACTTATATTGGTAAACGTCATTGGGTTATTGGTGAGATCCGGTTAAAAGCAAGTCGTTCAGATCAATTGACCATAAATACAAGTACGGCTGTCATTAaagacaataacaacaaatcaatgacagttatcgaaatgaaataa
- the LOC124494649 gene encoding monocarboxylate transporter 12 — protein sequence MINKWLIAFACGWINLFIFSVFRSSGLVYVKVLELFDCTYQQAAYSVSLVGSVASTTGIASGFLTHYFTPRSLIVIGILICSSSVSITYLASSIHFVIISVGILQGIGIGFVTCLLPAVLNSHFDQQKSIALGISYAGATLGAFIFPLIIQWMFSTYGFHVTMLILGGVILNAILGAIWLKIRSNDEHDDEEEHQHSIREIQLETTRIRTEDCSNSNNEEQVANFWQRFKQNLMNDYRLLSNFHFFLCSFTYINFIIDFISFIIILPDVAKDRNIAPEDAKWLLSIFAITDFAGRLLPGWLSFWKLTSDKCTYIMSILILGLCMLLLVIIESWTNFVLVTLLCGFVTGCQMVLSPVVLADYFGTENTAIAFGMENFICGLLSIFFRPMIIGIKDIYGTYHNLGYILFASVVINITLWIIEIVFCRHRKTLREQ from the exons ATGATCAATAAATGGTTGATTGCATTTGCTTGTGGTTGGATCAATCTGTTTATATTTTCCGTATTTCGTTCATCTGGCTTGGTTTATGTTAAAGTTTTGGAATTGTTCGATTGTACATATCAACAGGCTGCTTATTCCGTTTCATTGGTCGGTAGTGTTGCATCTACTACCGGGATTGCTTCTGGTTTTCTCACTCATTACTTTACACCACGATCATTAATTGTGATTGGCATATTAATATGTTCGTCATCGGTCAGCATAACGTATTTGGCCAGTTCGATTCATTTCGTCATCATTTCCGTTGGAATATTGCAAGGAATAGGAATTGGATTTGTCACTTGCTTATTGCCTGCCGTTCTAAATTCACATTTTGATCAGCAAAAATCAATCGCATTGGGCATTTCATATGCGGGCGCAACTTTAGGtgcattcatttttccattgatcaTACAATGGATGTTTTCAACTTATGGTTTCCATGTTACTATGCTTATCTTGGGTG GTGTCATTCTGAATGCCATCTTAGGTGCCATATGGCTAAAGATTCGTAGTAATGACGAACATGACGATGAAGAGGaacatcaacattcaatACGGGAAATCCAACTAGAAACTACTAGAATCCGCACAGAAGATTGTAGCAATAGCAACAATGAAGAGCAAGTTGCTAACTTTTGGCAACGATTCAAACAGAATCTCATGAATGACTACCGActattatcaaattttcatttctttctttgttcattcacctacattaattttatcatagatttcatttccttcatcattattttaccAGATGTGGCCAAAGATCGTAATATAGCACCGGAAGATGCCAAATGGTTGCTCTCCATATTTGCCATCACTGATTTTGCTGGTCGTTTATTACCCGGCTGGCTTTCCTTTTGGAAACTTACATCGGACAAATGCACATACATAATGTCAATATTGATTCTTGGCCTATGTATGCTACTTTTAGTCATTATTGAATCGTGGACAAATTTCGTTCTTGTAACATTGCTATGTGGATTTGTCACTGGCTGTCAAATGGTATTATCACCAGTTGTGTTGGCCGATTATTTCGGAACCGAAAATACTGCCATTGCATTCGGTATGGAAAACTTTATCTGTGGATTactatcaattttttttcgaccaATGATAATAg GAATCAAAGACATTTATGGAACTTATCACAATTTAGGTTACATCTTATTCGCCAGTGTTGTCATCAATATCACTTTGTGGATAATCGAAATTGTATTTTGTCGTCATCGAAAAACATTAAGAGAACAATGA
- the LOC124494648 gene encoding uncharacterized protein LOC124494648, translating to MSNGLLGNRSFSMINNEIDDSSLRKMTIFELKLRTNRIYIGETNNEISDVQILPDRIVLNRIRLKTGPGEYNITLPYVEMKAIRYCFCSDVSAIFIQPIFESFLKLSEWTRKAGASNAPIQSLKRSVPENFVMINLQADIDPIHLSEFRTAAKECHRDLQVFEINITHATKYLNQPNKLFQSNQIRTSSSSYNHFKRKKDDKLEEVIDIDDEDEEKHGDIQTQDKSKYKNNILDQAILKYPNDEDFKPIILYGNDLKCLRDGQYLNDNIMNFYLKYYQINGQIPQEIVDKIHIFDALFATHLLTVNNKRQYKYMENSKTFVNNTNDILENSYHKKLKKWTKDIDIFSKDFLLIPLVIKGHWFLIILCYIGNVIGNANNSANTASSVMRITRQQNDVATKRPTFIVMDSIDCKIKRNEIFSYLLGFLRLELKEKRSLEFSSIEWSNFRSISANVPQQQNTYDCGLFVLEYIERFLKAPEDIYNKLLQDKSSLHDWFESETLHHKRAKIQQIILNMLPPDDAKNLEDQLTRIQLRCMRNGVI from the exons ATGTCCAATGGTCTACTTGGAAAtagatcattttcaatgatcaacaatg aaatagACGATTCTTCATTGAGAAAGATGAcaatatttgaattaaaattgagAACAAATCGTATTTATATTGGcgaaacaaataatgaaatttcagATGTCCAAATTCTTCCAGATCGTATCGTATTGAACCGCATACGTCTTAAAACTGGCCCTGGAGAATACAATATTACCTTACCGTATGTGGAAATGAAAGCCATacgttattgtttttgttcggATGTTTCAGCCATCTTTATTCAACCAATTTTTGAATCctttttaaaattatcagAATGGACTCGAAAAGCTGGAGCAAGCAATGCACCAATTCAATCTTTGAAAAGGTCTGTACCGGAAAATTTTGTCATGATCAACCTTCAAGCTGATATTGATCCTATACATCTGAGTGAATTCCGTACAGCTGCAAAGGAATGCCATCGGGACTTGCAGGTGTTTGAAATTAATATTACACACGCTACTAAATATCTTAATCAaccaaataaattatttcaatcgaatcaaatcagaacatcatcatctagctataatcatttcaaacgaaaaaaagatgataaaCTTGAAGAAGTtatcgatatcgatgatgaagatgaagagaAACATGGCGATATCCAAACACAGGACAAATCTAAATACAAGAATAACATATTGGATCAAGCCATTCTGAAATATCCGAACGATGAGGACTTTAAACCAATCATACTATATGGCAATGATTTAAAATGTTTACGGGATGGACAATATCTAAACGATAACATAATGAACTTTTATCTAAAGtattatcaaatcaatggGCAGATTCCACAGGAAATAGTTGATAAGATTCACATATTTGATGCTCTATTTGCTACACATTTATTGACTGTCAACAATAAACGTCAATACAAATACatggaaaattcaaaaacttTTGTAAATAATACCAACGATATACTAGAAAATTCTTACCataaaaagttgaaaaaatggACCAAAGACATTGATATATTTTCGAAagattttcttcttattcCATTAGTCATCAAGGGTCATTggtttttgatcattttatgCTACATTGGTAATGTGATTGGTAACGCAAATAATTCAGCCAATACAGCTTCGTCTGTGATGAGAATAAcacgacaacaaaatgatgtgGCAACAAAACGGCCAACATTTATTGTGATGGATTCTATTGACTGTAAAATTAAACgtaatgaaatattttcctATTTATTGGGATTTTTACGACTTGAACTCAAAGAGAAACGTTCACtcgaattttcatcaattgaatggtCTAATTTCCGAAGCATCTCTGCCAATgtaccacaacaacaaaatacatATGATTGTGGCCTCTTTGTATTGGAATATATTGAACGATTTTTAAAAGCTCCCGAAGATATCTATAATAAACTACTACAGGATAAATCATCTCTTCATGATTGGTTCGAATCAGAAACATTACATCATAAACGGGCAAAAATTCAGCAAATCATATTGAATATGTTACCTCCTGATGATGCTAAAAATCTTGAAGATCAACTAACACGTATTCAACTTCGTTGTATGCGAAATGGagtaatataa
- the LOC124494664 gene encoding 14 kDa phosphohistidine phosphatase, with the protein MSRILNIDDLPDVDIDSNGRFKYILIKVIDGDKSKFLVRGYKWAAYHADIFDVVAPQDGKLKYDCVGGGRIEHSPEKKIIHIYGYSQGFGQADHKISCDLVAKKYLDYNVTWSNEGY; encoded by the exons ATGTCACGAATTCtgaacattgatgatttacCCGATGTTGACATCGATTCCAATGGTCGTTTTAAATATATCCTCATCAAGGTGATTGATGGCGATAAATCTAAATTTTTGGTTCGAGGCTATAAATGGGCTGCTTATCATG CTGACATATTCGATGTTGTTGCACCTCAAGATGGAAAACTTAAATATGATTGTGTCGGAGGTGGTCGAATTGAACATTCAcctgaaaagaaaataattcaCATTTATGGTTATTCACAAGGATTCGGACAAGCAGATCATAAAATTAGCTGCGATTTAGTGGctaaaaaatatttagatTATAATGTGACTTGGTCAAACGAAGGATATTAA
- the LOC124494662 gene encoding uncharacterized protein LOC124494662 produces the protein MAIKIVMDPKQQQNIEDSNIQFNQQQSYHVRNINDSYTIILARALLLFLLTFDIFLNAYVMMSLDRNDLMFGAATIIVGMVGQFAAITGQFGLQIADLLLHIFVVTDSLVVVLSFLMAQMSHNFMTKISFSLSMLSFLVGIFILIRNGKA, from the coding sequence ATGGCCATAAAAATCGTTATGGATCCCAAACAACAGCAGAATATTGAAGATTcgaatattcaattcaaccaacaacaatcgtaTCATGTTCGAAATATCAACGATTCATATACAATTATTCTGGCCCGTGCTCTACTTTTATTTCTACTTACATTCGATATATTTCTCAATGCCTATGTGATGATGTCGTTGGATCGTAATGATTTAATGTTTGGAGCTGCTACAATTATCGTAGGCATGGTTGGACAATTTGCCGCAATAACCGGTCAATTTGGATTGCAGATAGCTGATTTACTTTTGCATATATTTGTCGTCACTGATTCATTAGTGGTAGTCTTATCATTTCTGATGGCACAAATGTCTCATAATTTTATGACAAAAATTTCCTTTAGTTTGTCAATGTTAAGCTTTTTGGTGggaattttcattctcattcgAAATGGTAAAgcttag